Within Acidimicrobiales bacterium, the genomic segment CACCTTCCACGAGCCGGTGCGGCCGGGCGACGTCGTGTCGAGCCGCCAGGTCCTGCGGTCGGTGAGCGAGGAGAAGACGACGCGCCTCGGCACCGGGCGGTTCTGGGTGATCGACGTGGAGTACCGCAACCAGCGCGCCGAGCTCGTTGGGGTCGAGTCATACACCGGGTTCGGGTACCGGAGGGAGACGCAGGCGTGACCATCCTCACCCTCGACGAGGTGAAGGAGGGCGAGGAGCTGCCGCCGCTCTCCTATGACGTCACGGCAACCACGGTCGTGCTTGGCGCCCTGGCCAGCCGCGACTGGCGGCCCATGCACCACGACCACGACTTCGCCGTGCACCGCAACGGCACCCGGGACATCTTCTTGAACACGCCCAACCAGGCAGCATGGTTCGAGCGCTACCTGACCGACTGGACGGGTCCCAGGGGCCGACTGGGCCGGATGCGGTTCCGGATGAAGGGGTCGGTCTTCCCGGGCGACACCATGGCGCTGTCGGGCTCGGTGCGCACGGTGGAGGTCGACGACACCGGCTGCGGCTGGGTCGACCTCGACCTCGCGTTGCGCGTCGGCGACCAGACCTGCACCGAGTGCTCCGCCCGCATCGCCGTCCCCGTCACTGCTGACGACAACCCGTGGGACCGGCGCAGCGGGCGCTGGCGCCCGTGACCCTCGCATCCCGCCGCGAACCGGAGGCACATCGCCACATGGAGCTGGACTTCACCCCCGAACAGGACCTGCTTCGGGACGCCGTGCGGAGCATGTGCGCCAAGCACGCCACCCTCGACGTCGTCCGGAAGATGGAGGGCGATCCGATCGGCTATCCCGAGGAGCTGTGGGCGCAGCTGCTAGAGACGGGCATCCTCGGCCTCACCCTGCCCGAGCGGTGGGGCGGCTCGGGGATGTCGATGGTCGACGCCGTCGTCGTGTACGAGGAGCTGGGCCGGGCGCTGGCGCCGTCCCCCCACTTCGTGAGCGCGGTGATGAGCGGAGGGGTGCTCGCCCTCGCCGGCACCGACGAGCAGCGCGACCAGTGGCTCGCCCCCATCGCGTCCGGGGAGGCGGTCGTCACGCCCGCCTGGCTCGAGCCGGGGCGCGGCTTCGGGCCGGTCGGGGTGCAGCTGTCGGCGACGGCCGAGGGCGACGGCTGGCGGCTGTCGGGCGCCAAGTGGCACGTCGAGTACGCGGGGGCGGCCGATCGGCTGTTGGTGCTCGCGCGATGCGACCCGGGCCCCGACGGCGTGATGCTGGTGCTCGTCGACCCCCGAGCCGACGGCGTCACGCTCGTTCCGCAGCCCACGGTGGCCTCCGACAGCCAGTGCCGCGTCGACTTCGACGCGGTCTTCGTCCCGGGCGACGCGGTCGTGGGCGCACCCGGCGCCGGGTGGGCGGCGTGGGACCACGTGCTGCGCGACGGGATCGTGCTGCTCGCCGCCCAGGCGGTGGGCGGGGCCCGGTACGCGCTCGACATCACGGTGCAGTACGCCAAGGACCGCTTCCAGTTCGACAAGCCCCTGGGCGCC encodes:
- a CDS encoding acyl-CoA dehydrogenase family protein, with product MGPAQRALAPVTLASRREPEAHRHMELDFTPEQDLLRDAVRSMCAKHATLDVVRKMEGDPIGYPEELWAQLLETGILGLTLPERWGGSGMSMVDAVVVYEELGRALAPSPHFVSAVMSGGVLALAGTDEQRDQWLAPIASGEAVVTPAWLEPGRGFGPVGVQLSATAEGDGWRLSGAKWHVEYAGAADRLLVLARCDPGPDGVMLVLVDPRADGVTLVPQPTVASDSQCRVDFDAVFVPGDAVVGAPGAGWAAWDHVLRDGIVLLAAQAVGGARYALDITVQYAKDRFQFDKPLGAFQAISHYLADAVTRVDGAETLVWEAAWARSTGRSTARLAPMAKLFACQTFRDVTAMAQQVFGGVGFTVEYDIQLYFR